The Leucobacter rhizosphaerae genome includes a region encoding these proteins:
- a CDS encoding NAD(P)/FAD-dependent oxidoreductase: MHSYWLDTSTPSGDYSQTEIPKEVDIAVVGGGFTGLSAAYHAAKRGLSVAVLEAHTVNWGASGRNGGMATTGLAVGFGSAVKRYGEPRAIAYFKEYNAAIDLIENLVQEHQLDVDYARTGKMNLAVKPQHFDGMQRTAEQLQRLVGQPVSVVDRANIRSEIGSDAYYGAMVDQLGAGMHVGKFGHELARLAIEAGATIHEQAEVVDVERIGSGAMHILKTSRGNVKAGSVILGTSGYTGKPFGWNQRRIIPVGSFIVVTEPLPQEVVDELLPNRRMTSTMVNFTHYFRITPDNRLLFGGRARFALSDPSQDRESGEILTKAMREVFPQLRDARIDYMWGGLVDISMDMMTHAGQHEGIFYSHSYNGHGVQMANYMGKVMVDVAQGHPEANIWRDLKNPWIPGYFGNPWAHLRAGGAFFALQDKLS, translated from the coding sequence ATGCATTCCTACTGGCTCGACACCTCGACGCCGAGTGGAGACTACAGCCAGACCGAGATTCCGAAGGAGGTCGACATCGCCGTCGTGGGCGGCGGCTTCACGGGCCTCTCGGCGGCGTATCACGCGGCCAAGCGGGGGCTGTCGGTCGCCGTGCTCGAGGCCCACACCGTGAACTGGGGGGCGTCGGGGCGCAACGGCGGCATGGCCACCACCGGCCTCGCGGTCGGATTCGGGAGTGCGGTGAAGCGGTACGGGGAGCCGCGAGCCATCGCGTACTTCAAGGAATACAACGCAGCCATCGACCTCATTGAGAACCTGGTGCAGGAGCACCAGCTCGACGTCGACTACGCGCGCACCGGCAAGATGAACCTCGCGGTGAAGCCACAGCACTTCGACGGCATGCAGCGAACCGCGGAGCAGCTGCAGCGGCTCGTCGGTCAGCCGGTCAGCGTGGTCGACCGCGCGAACATCCGCAGCGAGATCGGATCCGACGCCTACTACGGCGCCATGGTGGATCAGCTCGGCGCGGGCATGCACGTCGGCAAGTTCGGCCACGAGCTCGCTCGCCTCGCGATCGAGGCCGGGGCGACGATCCACGAGCAGGCCGAGGTCGTCGACGTCGAGCGCATCGGCAGCGGCGCGATGCACATCCTCAAGACCTCGCGGGGCAACGTGAAGGCCGGTTCGGTGATCCTCGGCACGAGCGGCTACACCGGCAAGCCGTTCGGCTGGAACCAGCGGCGGATCATTCCGGTCGGCAGTTTCATCGTGGTGACCGAGCCGCTGCCGCAGGAGGTCGTCGACGAGCTGCTGCCGAACCGTCGCATGACATCGACGATGGTGAACTTCACCCACTACTTCCGCATCACCCCCGACAACCGCCTGCTCTTCGGCGGTCGCGCTCGATTCGCGCTGAGCGACCCCTCGCAGGACCGCGAGAGCGGCGAGATCCTCACTAAGGCGATGCGGGAGGTCTTCCCGCAGCTGCGCGACGCGCGCATCGACTACATGTGGGGCGGTCTGGTCGATATCTCGATGGACATGATGACGCATGCGGGGCAGCACGAGGGCATCTTCTACAGCCACAGCTACAACGGCCACGGCGTGCAGATGGCGAACTACATGGGCAAGGTGATGGTCGACGTGGCGCAGGGCCACCCCGAGGCCAACATCTGGCGGGACCTGAAGAACCCGTGGATCCCCGGCTACTTCGGCAACCCGTGGGCGCACCTGCGCGCGGGCGGCGCGTTCTTCGCGCTGCAGGACAAGCTGAGTTAA
- a CDS encoding SDR family NAD(P)-dependent oxidoreductase has product MSGPARPDAPLRVVITGASSGIGEAIAERFRDAGDRVLLTGRRPEAPDSLRPGERYLAGDLGDEGFVRQLVAEAAGTFGEIDALVLCHGLQKDGALTEMPVADAAQVLDANLLSVFTVVKHATPVMSRERGSIVCVSSRLGMVGIPGQVLYSAAKGGLIMFARAAAVELAPQGIRVNVAAPGLTLTPKITDSFSRRPDPEAYTAQRAATIPLGRLATPGEIAEPVYFLASPAASYITGAVLPIDGGYTAA; this is encoded by the coding sequence GTGAGCGGGCCCGCACGTCCGGACGCTCCCCTCCGGGTGGTGATCACCGGGGCGTCGAGCGGCATCGGTGAGGCCATCGCCGAGCGCTTCCGCGATGCCGGTGATCGCGTGCTGCTGACCGGGCGCCGACCCGAGGCGCCCGACTCGCTGCGTCCGGGAGAGCGCTACCTCGCGGGAGACCTCGGCGACGAGGGCTTCGTGCGGCAGCTCGTCGCGGAGGCTGCCGGGACGTTCGGGGAGATCGACGCCCTGGTGCTCTGCCACGGCCTGCAGAAGGACGGGGCGCTCACGGAGATGCCCGTCGCCGATGCGGCGCAGGTGCTCGACGCGAATCTGCTGAGCGTCTTCACGGTCGTGAAGCACGCGACCCCGGTCATGAGCCGTGAGCGCGGCTCGATCGTGTGCGTGAGCTCCCGGCTCGGCATGGTCGGGATCCCGGGGCAGGTGCTCTACTCCGCCGCGAAGGGCGGGCTCATCATGTTCGCCCGGGCCGCCGCGGTCGAACTCGCGCCGCAGGGGATCCGGGTGAACGTCGCAGCGCCCGGGCTGACGCTCACGCCCAAGATCACCGATTCGTTCTCGCGCCGCCCTGATCCCGAGGCCTACACAGCGCAGCGGGCCGCGACGATCCCGCTCGGGCGCCTCGCCACGCCCGGCGAGATCGCAGAGCCCGTCTACTTCCTGGCCTCGCCCGCGGCGTCCTACATCACGGGCGCCGTGCTGCCGATCGACGGCGGCTACACCGCGGCCTGA
- a CDS encoding Ldh family oxidoreductase, translating to MKIQVSELEATVVAGVEKLGYTGEEARIIADVLLYAQLRGNNQGISKIATGGVPKADAVAPFRVVTETKCGALLSGGHSMVASVRAADKAVDLARTHGVGVVASNNTRTSSGSIGYFARRIADAGYIALVTVANGGWAAVAPFGSAEPKLGTNPLAYAFPYDGGAVVFDTATAAAAYYGVVEAMLKGEPLPEGVGLNALGEPTTNAAEVLGTGDGEAVGGALTTFAGHKGFGLSLLVQLLGSAFALAGFPGGHEEDGAGTFVLAIDPGLLAGTDEYLTRSRELIDSIRSAKPIAGQRVSLPGERGDAIAAEAERTGEIEIADAIWNELVRFVS from the coding sequence ATGAAGATCCAGGTCAGCGAGCTCGAGGCGACGGTCGTCGCGGGCGTCGAGAAGCTCGGGTACACCGGCGAGGAGGCGCGCATCATCGCCGACGTGCTGCTCTACGCGCAGCTGCGCGGCAACAATCAGGGTATCTCGAAGATCGCGACGGGCGGCGTGCCGAAGGCCGATGCCGTCGCACCCTTCCGCGTCGTGACGGAGACCAAGTGCGGGGCGCTCCTCTCGGGGGGCCACTCGATGGTCGCGAGCGTCCGGGCCGCCGACAAGGCGGTGGACCTCGCCCGCACGCACGGCGTCGGCGTCGTCGCCTCGAACAACACCCGCACCTCGTCGGGCTCCATCGGCTACTTCGCCCGCAGGATCGCGGACGCCGGGTACATCGCGCTCGTCACGGTCGCGAACGGCGGCTGGGCCGCGGTCGCGCCGTTCGGATCGGCGGAGCCCAAGCTCGGCACCAACCCCCTGGCCTACGCGTTCCCCTACGACGGCGGCGCGGTCGTGTTCGACACCGCGACCGCTGCGGCGGCGTACTACGGGGTGGTCGAGGCCATGCTGAAGGGCGAGCCGCTGCCCGAGGGGGTCGGCCTCAACGCGCTCGGCGAGCCGACGACCAACGCGGCAGAGGTGCTCGGCACGGGCGACGGGGAAGCCGTCGGCGGCGCCCTGACGACGTTCGCGGGCCACAAGGGCTTCGGCCTGTCGCTCCTCGTCCAGCTCCTCGGCTCGGCGTTCGCGCTCGCGGGCTTCCCGGGCGGGCACGAGGAGGACGGTGCGGGAACGTTCGTGCTCGCGATCGACCCCGGTCTTCTCGCCGGTACCGACGAGTACCTGACCCGGAGCCGCGAACTGATCGACAGTATCCGCTCCGCGAAGCCGATCGCCGGGCAGCGCGTGTCGCTCCCGGGCGAGCGCGGCGACGCGATCGCGGCCGAGGCCGAGCGGACCGGCGAGATCGAGATCGCCGATGCGATCTGGAACGAGCTGGTGAGGTTCGTCTCCTAG
- a CDS encoding ABC transporter permease subunit — translation MALSTQAVPALRRAQRKSALSGTSKAALISTLSRIVTILAVIFLLGILPLLTGRDIAESVYRSRYSEGEMSPEALAGIREELGLDGGVLGAFFTWIGNALQGDFGVSWTTRQPVLPEMIQALGASLTLMVAALAIAIVLGGLLTIPTFRRGLAGRSDRTGGGLAAAFTALPEFLLASVLLVVFAVWLGWFPPFGWRGLNYLVLPALSMGLPAGGFLGRLLSDALASTFSERWVATWQVAGFSNTRIVLAAIRRTLPGVTAPMSLILVGITAGAVVVEQVYAIPGIGRATLEAAQSQDLPTLQAGVILLMLLAVVLGVGATLLRRLLLGPALRSNSLPAAVPKTPSSKWALVLPATVLVLLLALILAGLPRDPFALDYTRLQAPSWELPLGADSSGRDVLARISHGALSTIGIGAIVAVICLVIGLIVGMFPNLGSGPIEVTNAAPPILAGLIIAAVMGPSSFGAAIAVTAVSWAPLAAHTAALVAEVKAQPHVKIAPVLGVGKARMMLRYVLPSVIGPVFRHACLRLPGIALALAALGFLGLGPQPPASDWGLVLAEGMPYVERAPLVVLVPAGALVLLSIFAVSLSSLSIDFRSGRSRSRRRGRPLSNVQSTRTEAITIGRTELPASAP, via the coding sequence ATGGCACTCTCAACGCAGGCCGTTCCCGCGCTGCGACGGGCGCAGCGGAAGAGCGCGCTCTCGGGCACCTCGAAGGCGGCACTCATCTCGACGCTCTCGCGGATCGTCACGATCCTCGCCGTCATCTTCCTGCTGGGGATCCTGCCGCTGCTCACCGGGCGCGATATCGCCGAGTCGGTCTATCGCTCCCGGTACTCCGAGGGTGAGATGTCCCCGGAGGCGCTCGCGGGCATCCGCGAAGAGCTCGGGCTCGACGGCGGGGTGCTCGGGGCCTTCTTCACCTGGATCGGCAACGCACTCCAGGGCGACTTCGGCGTCTCCTGGACCACCCGCCAGCCCGTGCTGCCCGAGATGATCCAGGCGCTCGGCGCCTCGCTGACGCTCATGGTCGCAGCACTCGCCATCGCCATTGTGCTCGGCGGACTGCTCACGATCCCGACCTTCCGTCGCGGTCTGGCCGGTCGCTCCGACCGCACGGGCGGCGGCCTCGCGGCGGCCTTCACCGCGCTGCCGGAGTTCCTCCTGGCCTCCGTGCTGCTCGTGGTGTTCGCCGTGTGGCTCGGGTGGTTCCCGCCCTTCGGGTGGCGCGGACTCAACTACCTCGTGCTGCCCGCGCTTTCCATGGGCCTGCCCGCCGGCGGCTTCCTGGGGCGCCTCCTCTCCGATGCGCTCGCGAGCACCTTCAGCGAGCGCTGGGTCGCGACCTGGCAGGTCGCCGGGTTCTCGAACACTCGGATCGTGCTGGCCGCGATCCGCCGCACGCTCCCCGGCGTGACCGCACCGATGTCGCTGATCCTCGTCGGCATCACGGCCGGTGCGGTGGTGGTCGAGCAGGTGTACGCGATCCCCGGCATCGGTCGCGCGACGCTCGAGGCCGCGCAGTCGCAGGATCTGCCGACGCTGCAGGCCGGCGTGATCCTGCTCATGCTCTTAGCGGTCGTGCTCGGTGTCGGAGCGACGCTGCTGCGGCGTCTCCTGCTCGGTCCGGCCCTGCGCTCGAACTCGCTCCCTGCAGCGGTGCCGAAGACGCCGAGCTCGAAGTGGGCGCTCGTGCTGCCGGCGACCGTGCTGGTGCTGCTGCTCGCGCTCATCCTGGCCGGGTTGCCCCGCGATCCCTTCGCCCTCGACTACACCCGACTGCAGGCGCCGAGCTGGGAGCTGCCGCTCGGTGCGGATTCGAGCGGGCGCGATGTGCTCGCCCGCATCTCGCACGGTGCGCTGTCGACCATCGGCATCGGAGCGATCGTCGCCGTGATCTGCCTGGTGATCGGGCTCATCGTGGGCATGTTCCCGAACCTCGGCTCGGGCCCGATCGAGGTCACGAACGCCGCGCCGCCGATCCTCGCCGGCCTGATCATCGCAGCCGTCATGGGCCCGTCGTCGTTCGGCGCCGCGATCGCCGTCACCGCCGTCAGCTGGGCACCGCTCGCGGCGCACACCGCGGCGCTCGTGGCCGAGGTGAAGGCGCAACCGCACGTGAAGATCGCCCCCGTGCTCGGCGTCGGCAAGGCGCGCATGATGCTCCGCTACGTGCTGCCGAGTGTGATCGGTCCCGTATTCCGGCACGCGTGCCTGCGCCTCCCCGGCATCGCGCTGGCCCTGGCGGCGCTCGGCTTCCTGGGCCTCGGCCCGCAGCCGCCCGCCTCGGACTGGGGCCTCGTGCTCGCCGAGGGCATGCCGTACGTCGAGCGCGCGCCGCTCGTGGTGCTCGTGCCGGCCGGTGCGCTCGTGCTCCTCTCGATCTTCGCGGTGTCGCTCTCGAGCCTGAGCATCGACTTCCGCAGCGGCCGGTCCCGGTCTCGCAGGCGAGGCCGACCCCTGAGCAATGTGCAGAGCACGCGAACCGAGGCGATCACCATCGGTCGCACCGAGCTTCCCGCGAGCGCTCCCTAG
- a CDS encoding aldehyde dehydrogenase family protein produces MDTMTLTSCTPECACCAHSAPAEATDELLRGLGIPGGGYVAGEWLQGPLTLEVTDPEDGSLVARVYEAQAADMDRAVGGVQRSLREDTWELWERREVLERASDLVRAESARLARIISSEGSKTITEATREVARTAETLKISAHSAALLEGETLPFEDTARGAGKFGYYRRVPLGVVAAITPFNDPMNLVAHKVGPGLLAGNAIVLKPAAVTPLSALALHDILLRAGMPAQRMAVLASGREAGSALVGDPRIAAVSFTGGPSTGDTIARIAGARKLLMELGGNNAVLVCEDGDVESAAEGIVDGAFGVAGQNCLSVQRVFVHASHYERLVSLVAAGAERLVVGSKRDASTDVGPLIAERESRRVEEWVEEAIAGGARAVAGRRREGAFYWPTVLVDVPSDARVSREEVFGPVVLIEPFTEVDAALEAMDDTEYGLQAGVFTASLRTAMHAVDRLHMGSVLVNDTSDFRIDAMPFGGSKRSGVGREGVAEAVRELSEPKNVILNRAF; encoded by the coding sequence ATGGACACGATGACCCTGACCTCCTGCACGCCGGAGTGCGCCTGCTGCGCCCATTCGGCTCCGGCCGAGGCCACCGACGAGCTGCTGCGCGGGCTCGGGATCCCGGGTGGCGGCTACGTCGCCGGCGAGTGGCTGCAGGGCCCGCTGACCCTCGAGGTGACGGACCCCGAGGACGGCTCGCTCGTCGCCCGGGTCTACGAGGCGCAGGCGGCCGACATGGATCGCGCCGTCGGCGGGGTCCAGCGCAGTCTGCGCGAGGACACCTGGGAGCTCTGGGAGCGCCGGGAGGTGCTCGAGCGAGCCTCCGACCTCGTGCGCGCCGAGAGTGCCCGGCTCGCCCGGATCATCTCGTCCGAGGGCAGCAAGACGATCACCGAGGCGACCCGCGAGGTCGCGCGCACGGCCGAAACGCTCAAGATCTCGGCGCACTCGGCGGCGCTCCTCGAGGGGGAGACCCTGCCGTTCGAGGACACCGCACGCGGCGCGGGCAAGTTCGGCTATTACCGGCGCGTGCCGCTCGGCGTCGTCGCCGCCATCACGCCGTTCAACGATCCCATGAACCTCGTCGCGCACAAGGTCGGGCCGGGGCTGCTGGCCGGCAACGCGATCGTGCTGAAGCCCGCGGCGGTCACGCCGCTGTCGGCGCTCGCGCTGCACGACATCCTGCTGCGGGCGGGCATGCCGGCGCAGCGCATGGCAGTGCTCGCGTCGGGTCGCGAAGCGGGCTCGGCCCTCGTGGGCGACCCGCGGATCGCCGCCGTGAGCTTCACGGGCGGCCCGTCGACCGGCGACACGATCGCCCGCATCGCCGGTGCCCGGAAGCTGCTCATGGAGCTCGGCGGGAACAACGCGGTGCTCGTGTGCGAGGACGGCGACGTCGAGTCCGCGGCCGAGGGGATCGTCGATGGCGCCTTCGGCGTCGCCGGGCAGAACTGCCTCTCGGTGCAGCGCGTCTTCGTGCACGCGTCGCACTACGAGCGGCTCGTCTCGCTGGTCGCCGCGGGCGCCGAGCGCCTCGTCGTGGGCTCGAAGCGCGACGCCTCGACAGACGTCGGCCCGCTCATCGCGGAACGCGAGTCGCGCCGCGTGGAGGAGTGGGTCGAGGAGGCGATCGCCGGCGGCGCCCGGGCTGTCGCCGGCCGCCGCCGCGAGGGGGCCTTCTACTGGCCAACTGTGCTCGTCGACGTGCCGAGCGACGCTCGCGTCTCCCGCGAGGAGGTCTTCGGGCCGGTGGTGCTCATCGAGCCGTTCACCGAGGTCGATGCGGCGCTCGAGGCCATGGACGACACCGAGTACGGTCTGCAGGCGGGAGTGTTCACGGCCTCGCTGCGGACCGCGATGCACGCCGTCGACCGCCTGCACATGGGCAGTGTGCTCGTGAACGACACGAGCGACTTCCGGATCGACGCCATGCCGTTCGGCGGCTCGAAGCGCTCCGGCGTCGGTCGAGAGGGCGTGGCCGAGGCCGTGCGCGAGCTCAGCGAGCCGAAGAACGTGATCCTGAACCGCGCCTTCTAG
- a CDS encoding ABC transporter substrate-binding protein, with the protein MSKNTGRRAAAAIALTGAAALLLSGCFSGGGSGGASGDGDARIQVAFMQPPKANMNPFSDDAFKLSRWSTGETLVQLNDDIEIDPMLATEWEQVDDVTWTFTLRDDVTFHDGTPFNAEAVKNTLDQAMASTTPPRAMAGVALTTEATGEYEVTITTDVPDPLLPNRLASPQLSILSAAAYKDDGTITPIGTGTGPFVLTDVNGSTTATLDRFDDYWGEPAKIAGIDASFVPDGTARAGSLRSGETDVAETIPVSQIDLLDADTAHEVLQTRTTYLALNSESGPFADPAVRAAARAAIDPSGIVDSVYEGHADPAVGLLGPAIPWAEDLRGDVESATAPGTVAGVEITLATYTDRAELPEIAVQLEKQLEDAGFVVTQDVREYANMETELLSGGFDAVVFSRNTLLDTGDPLSFFAQDFTCEGGNNVSRLCDPAVDALVAEGQTLPLGEDRQKATLAAEEAILQLDAAIPLVHDRVVQGEAGTFADVKRDPLERRLITELTAPVQ; encoded by the coding sequence ATGAGCAAGAACACTGGCCGCAGAGCCGCGGCCGCGATCGCTCTGACCGGAGCGGCAGCGCTGCTGCTCAGCGGGTGCTTCAGCGGTGGCGGCAGCGGCGGTGCGAGCGGCGACGGTGACGCCCGCATCCAGGTCGCCTTCATGCAGCCGCCGAAGGCCAACATGAACCCCTTCAGCGACGACGCGTTCAAGCTGTCCCGCTGGAGCACGGGCGAAACGCTCGTGCAGCTCAACGACGACATCGAGATCGATCCGATGCTCGCCACCGAGTGGGAGCAGGTCGACGATGTGACCTGGACCTTCACGCTCCGCGACGACGTGACGTTCCACGACGGCACACCGTTCAACGCCGAGGCCGTGAAGAACACGCTCGATCAGGCCATGGCCTCCACCACTCCGCCGCGCGCGATGGCCGGCGTCGCTCTGACGACCGAGGCCACCGGTGAGTACGAGGTCACGATCACGACCGATGTGCCCGACCCGCTGCTCCCGAACCGACTCGCGAGCCCGCAGCTGTCGATCCTCTCGGCCGCCGCCTACAAGGACGACGGAACCATCACCCCGATCGGCACCGGTACCGGACCGTTCGTACTCACCGACGTCAACGGCAGCACCACCGCCACGCTCGACCGCTTCGACGACTACTGGGGCGAGCCCGCGAAGATCGCCGGCATCGACGCGTCGTTCGTGCCCGACGGCACGGCGCGCGCCGGATCCCTGCGCTCGGGTGAGACGGACGTCGCCGAGACGATTCCGGTGTCCCAGATCGACCTGCTCGACGCGGACACGGCCCACGAGGTGCTGCAGACCCGCACGACCTACCTCGCGCTCAACTCCGAATCCGGACCGTTCGCGGATCCTGCGGTGCGTGCGGCCGCCCGTGCCGCGATCGACCCCTCGGGGATCGTCGACAGCGTCTACGAGGGCCACGCGGATCCCGCCGTCGGCCTGCTCGGCCCGGCCATCCCGTGGGCCGAGGACCTGCGCGGTGATGTCGAGTCCGCGACCGCGCCGGGAACCGTCGCGGGAGTGGAGATCACACTCGCGACCTACACGGATCGCGCCGAGCTCCCGGAGATCGCCGTGCAGCTCGAGAAGCAGCTGGAGGACGCGGGCTTCGTCGTGACCCAGGACGTGCGCGAGTACGCGAACATGGAGACCGAGCTGCTCAGCGGCGGCTTCGACGCGGTGGTCTTCTCGCGCAACACGCTGCTCGACACGGGCGACCCGCTCTCGTTCTTCGCGCAGGACTTCACGTGCGAGGGCGGCAACAACGTGTCGCGGTTGTGCGACCCCGCGGTCGACGCCCTCGTCGCGGAGGGTCAGACCCTGCCGCTCGGTGAGGACCGCCAGAAGGCGACCCTCGCCGCGGAGGAGGCGATCCTGCAGCTCGATGCGGCGATCCCGCTCGTGCACGACCGTGTCGTGCAGGGTGAGGCCGGCACCTTCGCCGACGTGAAGCGCGACCCGCTCGAGCGTCGACTGATCACCGAGCTCACCGCACCCGTCCAGTAA
- a CDS encoding haloacid dehalogenase type II: MPDSLAPLSPKYISFDMLGTLIKLEWRETSQRLVRDVVGEEAAPRFAHDFSIFRDAEVMGDYKIYPQLVRDSWQRTCNTWKIQFKQSDVDTLMDALGTWGPHADVVEPLQRLAAKYPLVIYTNHCDALVMRNVEKLGVDFHRVFTAEQGQAYKPNYAAFHYMFDQLDAQPQDLLHVSAHLWFDWLPGQQLGITNQAYIDRGFDPDIVGVNAWVDTLAGVADRVGA, translated from the coding sequence ATGCCCGACTCCCTCGCCCCGCTGAGCCCGAAGTACATCAGCTTCGACATGCTCGGCACCCTGATCAAACTCGAGTGGCGCGAGACCTCGCAGCGCCTCGTCCGCGACGTCGTCGGCGAGGAGGCCGCGCCGCGCTTCGCGCACGACTTCAGCATCTTCCGCGACGCCGAGGTGATGGGGGACTACAAGATCTACCCGCAGCTCGTCCGCGACTCGTGGCAGCGCACCTGCAACACATGGAAGATCCAGTTCAAGCAGAGCGACGTCGACACCCTGATGGACGCGCTCGGCACCTGGGGCCCGCACGCGGACGTCGTCGAGCCGCTGCAGCGCCTGGCGGCGAAGTACCCGCTCGTCATCTACACGAACCACTGCGACGCGCTGGTGATGCGCAACGTCGAGAAGCTCGGCGTCGATTTCCATCGAGTCTTCACCGCGGAGCAGGGGCAGGCCTATAAGCCGAACTACGCCGCGTTCCACTACATGTTCGACCAGCTGGACGCGCAGCCGCAGGACCTGCTGCACGTCTCGGCCCACCTGTGGTTCGACTGGCTCCCGGGGCAACAGCTCGGGATCACGAACCAGGCCTACATCGACCGCGGCTTCGATCCCGACATCGTCGGGGTGAACGCCTGGGTGGACACGCTGGCTGGGGTCGCGGACCGCGTCGGGGCCTGA
- a CDS encoding alanine racemase: protein MHQFQFIADQLGERLSTPAPVLLLDVMEENILRMQAFADAHGKALRPHVKTHKSIEIGRRQLAAGATGITAGTLGEVEVYAAAGFGDIFLAYPLIATGTKGDRLRAVADLAEVRLGIENSAAADAVAHAFADAPQRIGLVIEVDSGAGRSGVQPAAAGELARYARDLGLRVDGVFTYPGHGSKPGMREAAAEDQARALGEAVESLAAVGVRAEVVSAGSSPTVAFSTHDVITEVRPGEYVLNDHDNFALGNCAAEEIGFFVATTVVSDQGHAHVIVDAGTKALAREGNYDRGYGQVPEVDGVLTVLNEYHGFLTLPEGGTRPAPGQVLPIVPHHVCPVMNSFDEVILSDRRGRYLGTWSIEARGQLN from the coding sequence ATGCATCAGTTCCAGTTCATCGCCGACCAGCTCGGGGAACGGCTCAGCACACCCGCCCCCGTGCTCCTGCTCGACGTGATGGAGGAGAACATCCTGCGCATGCAGGCGTTCGCCGATGCGCACGGCAAGGCGCTGCGGCCCCACGTGAAGACGCACAAGAGCATCGAGATCGGCCGGCGGCAGCTCGCCGCGGGCGCCACCGGCATCACGGCCGGGACCCTCGGCGAGGTCGAGGTCTACGCGGCCGCGGGCTTCGGCGACATCTTCCTGGCGTACCCGCTCATCGCCACCGGCACGAAGGGCGACCGGCTGCGGGCCGTCGCCGACCTCGCGGAGGTCCGGCTCGGCATCGAGAACTCCGCAGCGGCCGACGCGGTCGCGCACGCCTTCGCCGACGCGCCGCAGCGCATCGGACTCGTCATCGAGGTCGACAGCGGTGCCGGGCGATCCGGGGTGCAGCCCGCGGCGGCCGGCGAGCTCGCGCGGTACGCCCGCGACCTCGGGCTGCGCGTCGACGGCGTCTTCACGTATCCCGGGCACGGCAGCAAGCCGGGGATGCGCGAGGCGGCGGCGGAGGATCAGGCCCGCGCGCTCGGCGAGGCCGTCGAGTCGCTCGCGGCGGTCGGCGTGCGCGCCGAGGTGGTGAGCGCCGGTTCGAGCCCCACCGTTGCGTTCAGCACGCACGACGTCATCACCGAGGTGCGACCCGGCGAGTACGTGCTCAACGACCACGACAACTTCGCGCTCGGCAACTGCGCGGCCGAGGAGATCGGGTTCTTCGTGGCCACGACGGTGGTCAGTGACCAGGGGCACGCCCACGTCATCGTCGACGCGGGCACCAAGGCCCTCGCGCGCGAGGGCAACTACGACCGCGGCTACGGACAGGTGCCCGAGGTGGACGGGGTGCTCACGGTGCTCAACGAGTACCACGGCTTCCTCACCCTGCCCGAGGGCGGTACGCGACCCGCGCCCGGGCAGGTGCTGCCGATCGTGCCGCACCACGTCTGCCCGGTGATGAACAGCTTCGACGAGGTGATCCTCAGCGACCGCCGGGGGCGGTACCTCGGCACCTGGAGCATCGAGGCCCGGGGGCAGCTCAACTGA
- a CDS encoding RidA family protein: MTHSPAAVLAELGIELPEVIDDPKYLNWRASVSSGLIHLSGHMPYIDGKLLAAGTVGANIDEATARESMRIATINALATATHAVGGLDNLRIVQMLAFIASTPDFGGHSNVADAGSELLVAVLGEHGRHARTAFGVAALPRTSPVEVQLIVEARA, encoded by the coding sequence ATGACACACTCCCCCGCAGCGGTGCTCGCGGAGCTCGGCATCGAGTTGCCCGAGGTGATCGACGACCCGAAGTACCTGAACTGGCGCGCCTCGGTGTCGAGCGGACTCATCCACCTCTCGGGCCACATGCCCTACATCGACGGGAAGCTGCTCGCGGCAGGCACCGTCGGCGCGAACATCGACGAGGCGACCGCACGTGAATCCATGCGGATCGCGACCATCAACGCGCTCGCGACCGCGACGCACGCCGTGGGCGGGCTCGACAATCTTCGCATCGTGCAGATGCTCGCCTTCATCGCGAGTACCCCGGACTTCGGAGGACACTCGAATGTTGCCGATGCGGGGAGCGAGTTGCTCGTTGCGGTGCTGGGCGAGCACGGTCGTCACGCTCGGACCGCCTTCGGAGTCGCGGCGCTTCCGCGGACCAGTCCGGTCGAGGTGCAGTTGATCGTCGAGGCGCGCGCGTGA